One genomic segment of Synechocystis sp. LKSZ1 includes these proteins:
- a CDS encoding ABC transporter substrate-binding protein, which translates to MVWLRKIGCWWALSCLLLITSACTPTPVTDQAVFSVLSDPKTFNAVLSAESPNIFGLTYEGLITENPLTGQKEPALAKAWQISADNKTITFQLREGLQWSDGQPLTVEDVLFSYNDLYLNPKIPNNYRDSLRIGQKGDFPLISSPRPGEIEFRISEPFAPFLDSAEVPILPAHILRQTVESVDEQGNLKFLTTWGTDTPPQDIVVNGPYRVKEYITSQRIVFERNPYFWKRNAQGQRLPAISRVIWAIVESTDTALLQFRSGSLDAISVTPEYFSLLKKEEERGNFTLYNGGPAYGSTFLFFNLNQGQRNGQPLVDPIKSRWFNDENFRQAIAYGIDRQRMINNIFRGLGAAQNALISMQSPYYNRSLAGYNYDPQRARALLQAAGFTYDAQGQLLDADNHPVRFVLHTNAGNKIREAMGAQIQEDLGKLGIQVDFSPMSFSVLVDKLSNSLTWDAVLLGLTGGNDPHIPNVWYTDGNLHMFNQKPQPGSAPIDGWVIAPWEQKLADLALKGSQVLDFDQRRAIYAEQQQVALTYLPFIYLVNPYSLAAVRNRFCSIQYSALGGAFWNLDEITLCPALGEISRRNYH; encoded by the coding sequence ATGGTTTGGCTTAGAAAAATTGGCTGTTGGTGGGCCCTTAGCTGTCTGCTCCTTATCACCAGTGCTTGCACCCCAACCCCGGTAACGGATCAAGCCGTTTTTTCGGTGTTGAGTGACCCCAAAACCTTCAATGCAGTGTTATCTGCGGAATCTCCCAATATTTTTGGTCTAACCTACGAGGGGCTGATTACGGAGAATCCCCTAACGGGACAAAAGGAACCGGCCCTGGCTAAGGCCTGGCAAATTTCCGCCGACAATAAAACCATTACCTTTCAACTGCGGGAAGGATTGCAGTGGTCTGATGGTCAGCCCCTGACAGTGGAGGATGTGCTCTTTAGCTACAATGACCTCTACCTCAATCCCAAAATCCCTAACAATTATCGCGATAGTCTCCGCATTGGTCAAAAAGGAGATTTTCCTCTAATTTCTTCCCCCCGACCAGGGGAAATTGAATTTCGCATTAGTGAACCCTTTGCTCCCTTCCTCGACAGTGCAGAAGTGCCAATTTTACCGGCCCATATTCTCCGCCAGACAGTGGAAAGCGTTGATGAGCAAGGCAATCTTAAGTTTTTAACTACCTGGGGAACTGATACGCCGCCCCAGGACATTGTGGTCAATGGCCCTTACCGGGTTAAGGAATACATCACTAGTCAACGCATTGTTTTTGAACGAAATCCCTATTTTTGGAAACGTAATGCCCAGGGCCAGCGTTTGCCTGCCATCTCCCGTGTGATCTGGGCCATTGTGGAATCAACGGATACGGCCCTCCTGCAATTTCGGTCGGGTAGCTTAGATGCGATTAGTGTCACCCCTGAATATTTTTCCTTGCTCAAAAAGGAAGAAGAACGGGGCAATTTTACCCTTTATAATGGCGGCCCTGCCTACGGCAGTACCTTTCTCTTTTTCAATTTGAATCAGGGCCAACGGAACGGCCAACCCCTCGTCGATCCGATCAAATCACGTTGGTTTAACGACGAGAACTTCCGCCAGGCTATCGCCTACGGCATCGACCGCCAACGGATGATTAACAATATTTTCCGGGGTCTAGGAGCCGCCCAAAATGCTTTAATTTCCATGCAATCGCCCTACTATAATCGTTCTCTCGCGGGCTATAACTATGACCCCCAACGGGCCAGGGCCTTACTACAAGCGGCTGGCTTTACCTACGATGCCCAGGGCCAGTTACTCGATGCGGATAATCATCCGGTTCGTTTTGTCCTTCATACCAATGCCGGCAATAAAATCCGGGAGGCCATGGGGGCCCAAATTCAAGAAGACCTGGGCAAATTGGGAATCCAGGTGGATTTTAGCCCCATGAGTTTTAGTGTTTTGGTAGATAAGTTAAGCAATAGCCTCACCTGGGATGCGGTTTTGTTAGGGCTGACTGGCGGCAATGATCCCCATATCCCCAACGTTTGGTACACTGACGGCAATTTGCACATGTTTAACCAAAAACCCCAACCTGGTAGTGCCCCCATTGACGGCTGGGTGATTGCCCCCTGGGAACAAAAACTGGCGGATCTGGCCCTTAAAGGTTCCCAGGTACTCGATTTCGACCAGCGCCGGGCTATTTACGCTGAGCAACAACAAGTGGCCCTGACCTATTTACCTTTTATTTATTTGGTTAATCCCTATTCTCTGGCCGCGGTGCGTAATCGCTTCTGTAGCATTCAATATTCGGCCCTGGGAGGGGCTTTCTGGAATTTAGACGAGATTACCCTTTGTCCGGCCCTCGGAGAAATATCCCGCAGAAATTATCACTAG
- a CDS encoding HNH endonuclease produces the protein MSKKIDYILEVLKVIRDEYLSNDMQSIENIRINATTIVAQKYGLWRTTILDKYQRGLRPETYGTESFDNLVKDWLIDRTPLLQEILLKHSTDEADKRKVARFFHEPNLTSFDKVDDTNNRSLYEKIRDLIELIENTEDNENNSFDPSSIKDERTKTAVMLVQRRGQKKFREELISLYDGKCAISGTNTIEVLEASHIVPYFGDETNHPTNGILLRSDIHNLFDFGLIAINETTYSIMISEMLRGSYYQQYDGRQLYLPKTAGFRPSRKALQRHRETSQFILDNRYHA, from the coding sequence ATGAGTAAAAAAATTGACTATATCCTAGAAGTTCTCAAAGTCATTCGAGATGAATATTTATCTAACGATATGCAATCTATTGAGAATATAAGAATTAATGCAACGACAATCGTTGCACAAAAATATGGGCTTTGGCGTACAACGATTCTTGACAAGTATCAGCGTGGGTTAAGACCAGAGACATACGGAACAGAATCATTCGATAATTTAGTCAAAGACTGGCTTATTGATAGAACCCCGCTGTTGCAAGAAATTTTACTTAAGCATTCTACAGATGAAGCAGATAAACGTAAAGTTGCCAGATTTTTTCACGAACCAAATCTCACATCTTTCGATAAAGTAGATGATACTAATAATAGAAGTCTGTATGAAAAAATACGGGATCTTATAGAACTTATTGAAAACACAGAAGATAATGAAAATAATAGCTTTGATCCATCGAGCATAAAAGATGAGCGCACAAAAACAGCAGTAATGCTAGTCCAAAGACGAGGCCAGAAAAAATTCAGAGAAGAATTAATTAGTTTATATGATGGAAAGTGCGCAATTAGTGGAACAAATACAATTGAGGTATTGGAAGCATCTCATATAGTACCATACTTTGGCGATGAAACAAATCATCCTACGAATGGTATCTTATTAAGATCAGATATTCATAATTTGTTCGACTTTGGTTTAATTGCTATTAATGAGACTACATATTCAATAATGATTAGCGAAATGCTTCGTGGATCATATTATCAACAGTATGATGGTCGGCAGTTGTACCTTCCAAAAACTGCAGGTTTTAGACCAAGCCGAAAGGCTTTACAGCGTCATCGTGAAACCTCGCAATTTATTCTCGACAATCGCTATCATGCCTAA
- the glpX gene encoding class II fructose-bisphosphatase: MESTLGLEIIEVVEQAAIASAKWMGKGEKNTADQVAVEAMRERMNKIHMRGRIVIGEGERDEAPMLYIGEEVGICTREDAKAYCNPDELVEIDIAVDPCEGTNLVAYGQNGSMAVLAISEKGGLFAAPDFYMKKLAAPPVAKGHVDINKSATENLKILSDCLNRSVEELVVVVMDRPRHKELIQEIRQAGARVRLISDGDVSAAISCAFSGTNIHALMGIGAAPEGVISAAAMRCLGGHFQGQLIYDPEVVKTGLIGESREGNLERLRSMGITDGDRVYDTHELASGETVLFAACGITPGTLMEGVRFFHGGARTQSLVISTQSKTARFVDTVHLLDQPKMIQLK; encoded by the coding sequence GTGGAAAGTACCCTCGGTTTAGAAATCATTGAAGTCGTCGAGCAAGCGGCGATCGCCTCGGCCAAGTGGATGGGGAAAGGTGAAAAAAATACCGCTGACCAAGTCGCTGTAGAAGCGATGCGGGAGCGGATGAATAAAATTCACATGCGGGGTCGCATTGTGATTGGGGAAGGGGAACGGGACGAAGCTCCCATGCTCTACATCGGAGAAGAAGTTGGTATCTGCACCCGAGAAGATGCTAAGGCGTACTGCAATCCCGACGAGCTAGTGGAAATTGATATCGCCGTTGACCCGTGCGAAGGCACTAACCTCGTAGCCTATGGCCAAAATGGCTCCATGGCCGTTCTAGCCATTTCTGAGAAGGGTGGCCTATTTGCGGCCCCCGACTTCTACATGAAAAAATTAGCGGCCCCCCCGGTTGCTAAGGGCCATGTGGATATCAATAAGTCGGCAACGGAAAACCTAAAAATTCTTTCCGATTGTCTCAATCGCAGTGTGGAGGAATTAGTGGTGGTGGTGATGGACCGGCCCCGCCACAAGGAACTAATTCAAGAAATTCGTCAAGCGGGAGCCCGTGTCCGCTTGATTAGCGATGGGGACGTCTCTGCCGCAATTTCCTGTGCTTTTTCTGGAACCAACATCCATGCCTTAATGGGCATTGGGGCCGCCCCTGAAGGGGTTATCTCGGCAGCAGCGATGCGTTGTCTAGGGGGCCACTTCCAAGGACAGCTCATCTACGATCCCGAAGTAGTTAAAACCGGCCTGATTGGAGAAAGCCGCGAAGGCAACCTGGAAAGACTCCGTTCCATGGGCATCACCGATGGTGACCGCGTCTACGACACCCACGAATTGGCCAGTGGCGAAACGGTTCTCTTTGCCGCCTGTGGTATTACTCCCGGCACCCTAATGGAAGGCGTTCGTTTCTTCCACGGTGGCGCCCGTACCCAAAGCTTGGTCATTTCTACCCAGTCGAAAACGGCCCGCTTTGTGGATACCGTTCACCTACTTGACCAGCCCAAAATGATTCAACTGAAGTAA
- the psaB gene encoding photosystem I core protein PsaB, with product MATKFPKFSQDLAQDPTTRRIWYGIATAHDFETHDGMTEENLYQKIFASHFGHIAIIFLWTSGTLFHVAWQGNFEQWIKDPLNTRPIAHAIWDPHFGEGALNAFTQAGASNPVNIAYSGVYHWFYTIGMTTNQELYQGAVFLLLLASIFLFAGWLHLQPKFRPSLAWFKNAESRLNHHLAGLFGVSSLAWAGHLVHVAIPESRGQHVGWDNFLSTPPHPAGLLPFFTGNWGVYAADPDTAGHVFGTAQGAGSAILTFLGGFHPQTESLWLTDIAHHHLAIAVIFIIAGHMYRTNWGIGHSIKEILNAHKGPLTGEGHKNLYDTVNNSLHFQLGLALACLGVVTSLVAQHMYSMPSYVFIAKDYTTQAALYTHHQYIAGFLMVGAFAHGAIFFVRDYDPVANKNNVLARMLEHKEALISHLSWVSLFLGFHTLGLYVHNDVVVAFGTPEKQILIEPVFAQWIQATSGKALYGFDVLLSNPDSIASTTGAAWLPGWLDAINSGTNSLFLPIGPGDFLVHHAIALGLHTTVLILVKGALDARGSKLMPDKKDFGYSFPCDGPGRGGTCDISAWDAFYLAMFWMLNTLGWLTFYWHWKHLGVWSGNVAQFNENSTYLMGWFRDYLWANSAQLINGYNPYGVNNLSVWAWMFLFGHLVWATGFMFLISWRGYWQELIETIVWAHERTPLANLVRWKDKPVALSIVQARLVGLAHFTVGYILTYAAFLIASTAGKFG from the coding sequence ATGGCAACTAAATTTCCCAAGTTTAGCCAGGATCTCGCCCAAGACCCCACTACGCGGCGTATTTGGTATGGGATCGCAACGGCCCACGACTTTGAAACCCACGATGGGATGACTGAGGAAAATCTTTATCAAAAGATTTTTGCCTCCCACTTTGGTCATATCGCCATCATTTTCCTGTGGACTTCTGGCACCCTTTTCCACGTTGCGTGGCAAGGTAATTTTGAACAGTGGATTAAAGATCCCTTAAACACTCGTCCCATTGCCCATGCGATCTGGGATCCCCACTTTGGGGAAGGCGCTCTCAATGCGTTTACCCAAGCGGGGGCTTCTAACCCAGTTAACATCGCCTATTCCGGTGTTTACCATTGGTTTTATACCATTGGTATGACCACTAACCAAGAGCTATACCAAGGCGCAGTATTTTTACTTTTACTGGCTTCTATTTTCCTCTTCGCTGGTTGGTTACACCTACAACCCAAGTTCCGTCCTAGCCTCGCTTGGTTCAAAAATGCGGAATCCCGTTTGAATCACCACCTGGCCGGTTTATTTGGGGTTAGCTCCTTGGCTTGGGCTGGTCACTTGGTACACGTTGCTATCCCTGAATCCCGTGGTCAACACGTCGGTTGGGATAACTTCTTGTCCACGCCTCCCCACCCCGCAGGGCTTCTGCCCTTCTTTACGGGGAACTGGGGCGTATATGCGGCGGATCCTGACACCGCTGGCCATGTCTTTGGCACGGCTCAAGGCGCTGGGTCTGCGATTCTGACCTTCCTGGGTGGCTTCCATCCCCAAACCGAGTCTCTTTGGTTGACGGATATTGCCCACCACCACTTGGCGATTGCTGTGATCTTCATCATTGCAGGTCACATGTATCGTACCAATTGGGGGATTGGTCACAGTATCAAGGAAATCCTCAATGCCCACAAAGGCCCTTTAACCGGTGAAGGACACAAAAACCTTTACGACACCGTTAACAACTCCCTACACTTCCAACTCGGCTTGGCCTTGGCTTGCTTAGGAGTTGTGACCTCTCTGGTCGCCCAACACATGTATTCCATGCCGTCCTACGTGTTTATCGCGAAGGACTACACCACCCAAGCAGCTCTTTATACCCATCACCAGTACATCGCTGGCTTCCTGATGGTTGGAGCCTTCGCCCACGGTGCCATCTTCTTTGTTCGTGACTACGACCCCGTCGCCAACAAAAATAATGTGCTGGCACGGATGTTAGAGCACAAAGAAGCTCTGATTTCCCACCTCAGTTGGGTTTCCCTCTTCCTCGGTTTCCACACCCTCGGCCTCTATGTTCATAACGATGTTGTCGTTGCTTTTGGAACCCCCGAGAAACAAATCCTGATTGAACCGGTCTTCGCTCAATGGATTCAAGCAACTTCAGGCAAGGCCCTCTACGGCTTTGATGTTCTGCTTTCCAATCCTGACAGCATTGCTTCAACCACTGGCGCCGCTTGGTTGCCTGGTTGGTTAGATGCTATCAACAGCGGTACCAATTCCCTCTTCCTGCCCATTGGCCCTGGCGATTTCTTGGTTCACCATGCCATCGCCCTTGGTTTACACACTACCGTGTTAATCCTGGTCAAAGGGGCCTTGGACGCTCGTGGCTCTAAACTGATGCCCGACAAAAAAGACTTTGGTTATTCCTTCCCCTGTGATGGACCCGGCCGTGGCGGTACTTGCGACATCTCAGCTTGGGATGCCTTCTACCTAGCTATGTTCTGGATGCTGAACACCCTGGGCTGGTTAACCTTCTACTGGCACTGGAAACACCTCGGTGTTTGGTCTGGGAACGTGGCTCAGTTCAACGAAAACTCAACCTACCTGATGGGCTGGTTCCGGGATTATCTCTGGGCCAACTCCGCTCAGCTAATCAACGGCTACAATCCCTACGGTGTGAACAACCTCTCAGTTTGGGCCTGGATGTTCCTCTTTGGACACCTGGTCTGGGCGACTGGCTTCATGTTCCTCATCTCTTGGCGGGGTTACTGGCAAGAGCTGATCGAAACCATCGTTTGGGCCCACGAACGGACTCCTCTGGCGAACCTCGTTCGTTGGAAAGATAAACCCGTTGCTCTCTCCATTGTTCAAGCTCGTTTGGTTGGTTTGGCCCACTTCACTGTTGGCTATATCCTGACCTACGCGGCCTTCCTCATTGCTTCGACGGCTGGTAAGTTCGGCTAA
- a CDS encoding aspartate aminotransferase produces the protein MSLTWISPADRLKSLPPYVFARLDELKAKAREQGLDLIDLGMGNPDGSAPLPVIEAAMAAFSAPQTHGYPPFEGTASFRHSITQWYQRRYGVELDPNSEALPLIGSKEGLGHLALAYINPGDVVLVPSPSYPVHFRGPAIAGGQIYPLLLSAEQNWLIDLSRIPEDVAQRAKILYFNYPNNPTTATAPRAFFEEIVNWAHHYQVLLVHDLCYAELAFDGYQPTSLLEIPRAKELGVEFHTLSKTYTMAGWRVGFVVGNSDIIQGLRTLKTNFDYGIFQVVQKAAETALGLPESYIQEAQQRYQQRRDFMVSGLAKLGWPIKPSQATMYLWVPCPPGLTSADFALQVLENTGVVFTPGSAFGEAGEGYVRISLIAECDRLGEALQRLETAGIRYA, from the coding sequence ATGAGTCTGACCTGGATAAGCCCTGCGGATCGATTAAAGTCTTTGCCTCCCTATGTGTTTGCTCGCCTCGATGAATTAAAAGCTAAGGCTCGGGAACAAGGATTAGATCTCATCGATTTGGGGATGGGCAATCCAGACGGTTCGGCCCCCCTCCCGGTAATTGAGGCGGCTATGGCGGCCTTTTCGGCTCCCCAAACCCATGGCTATCCCCCCTTTGAAGGGACAGCCAGCTTCCGCCACAGTATTACCCAGTGGTATCAACGGCGCTACGGGGTCGAGCTTGACCCTAACAGTGAGGCCCTGCCCCTCATTGGCTCCAAAGAGGGCCTGGGTCATTTGGCCCTAGCCTACATCAATCCAGGGGATGTGGTTTTGGTGCCCAGTCCTTCCTATCCCGTTCATTTTCGTGGCCCTGCCATCGCTGGGGGCCAGATCTATCCTCTTCTGCTATCCGCTGAACAAAATTGGCTCATTGACCTAAGCCGGATTCCAGAGGATGTTGCCCAGCGGGCCAAAATTCTTTACTTTAACTATCCCAACAATCCCACCACCGCTACGGCCCCCCGGGCCTTTTTTGAAGAAATTGTGAATTGGGCCCACCACTACCAAGTTTTGCTAGTTCATGACCTGTGTTACGCGGAACTAGCTTTCGATGGCTACCAACCCACTAGTTTGTTGGAAATCCCCCGAGCTAAGGAATTGGGAGTTGAATTTCATACTCTATCTAAGACCTATACCATGGCGGGGTGGCGAGTTGGCTTTGTCGTAGGCAACTCCGATATTATTCAGGGCCTGCGTACCTTAAAAACAAATTTTGACTACGGTATCTTTCAAGTCGTCCAAAAGGCGGCGGAAACGGCCCTGGGCCTACCCGAAAGCTATATCCAGGAGGCCCAACAGCGCTACCAACAACGTCGAGATTTTATGGTATCGGGCCTGGCTAAGTTGGGATGGCCGATTAAACCCTCCCAGGCCACCATGTATCTTTGGGTTCCCTGTCCCCCTGGCCTAACCTCCGCAGACTTTGCTCTGCAAGTGCTGGAAAATACCGGGGTCGTCTTTACACCTGGTAGTGCCTTTGGAGAAGCGGGGGAAGGCTATGTCCGCATTAGCTTGATTGCGGAGTGTGACCGTCTGGGCGAGGCCCTACAACGCCTAGAAACGGCGGGAATTCGTTACGCTTAA
- a CDS encoding histidine phosphatase family protein, which yields MERRLWLVRHGHRLDFAQPEWFNTAPRRYDPPLSIQGQSQAQSLAQNLALQPIDHLFCSPFLRAIQTAAPLGEGLGLQLKVEAGLGEWLNPDWMTATPQLEPWESLYHQYPQIDTRYQARLIPTYPESLAAVLARVATISQQLLADFPGNHLWVGHSITLQGALTALLGQPPIGSFPFATVVGLTQTPRGWLLESPILPQ from the coding sequence ATGGAGCGCCGCCTCTGGTTGGTACGCCACGGTCATCGCTTAGATTTTGCCCAGCCCGAATGGTTTAATACGGCCCCCCGGCGCTACGATCCGCCCCTGTCTATCCAGGGCCAATCCCAGGCCCAGTCCCTAGCGCAAAACCTGGCCCTCCAGCCCATCGATCATCTTTTCTGCTCTCCCTTCCTCCGGGCTATTCAGACGGCGGCCCCCCTGGGAGAAGGACTCGGCCTCCAGCTCAAGGTCGAAGCAGGTTTAGGAGAATGGTTAAATCCTGACTGGATGACCGCGACCCCCCAGTTGGAACCCTGGGAAAGCCTCTATCACCAATACCCCCAGATAGATACCCGCTATCAAGCCCGGCTTATTCCTACCTATCCCGAATCCCTAGCGGCTGTCCTAGCCCGTGTTGCGACTATCAGTCAGCAATTGCTCGCTGACTTTCCTGGTAATCATCTTTGGGTGGGCCATAGCATCACCCTCCAGGGGGCACTGACGGCCCTGCTCGGCCAGCCGCCCATAGGCTCCTTTCCCTTTGCCACCGTCGTGGGCCTGACGCAAACCCCAAGGGGCTGGTTACTAGAGTCCCCAATACTCCCTCAGTAA
- a CDS encoding DUF1517 domain-containing protein produces the protein MLHSPIPRFRSLLKPALALGLSLFLLFGHSAEAWAARSGGRIGGGSFRAPSRSYSTPSRSYRSGGSYGGGIGFPFLLPFFGFGGFGSLLGLLVVIAIANLFINVMRGGSNRADGNFIEEDNPLVSIAQLQVGLLASAKVLKTDLDQLGVTADTGTPAGRIALLQEASLALLRHPEYWVYSATQVENAPLSLAEAQFNQLSLRERSKFTAETLSNVNSQLRRVEQSRLPGNGIEDGLPLVNDDYILVTILVATLGKLSLPTVNDASDLRQALQKLGGIGGEQLLAVEVLWTPQAERDTLSRDDLLVEYPNLKLI, from the coding sequence ATGCTCCACTCTCCTATTCCTCGCTTTAGATCGCTGTTGAAGCCAGCTTTAGCCCTAGGCTTAAGCTTATTTTTGCTCTTTGGTCATAGTGCAGAGGCTTGGGCCGCAAGGAGTGGCGGACGAATTGGTGGGGGCTCCTTTCGGGCTCCGAGCCGAAGCTACAGTACTCCTAGTCGGAGTTATCGCTCGGGAGGCAGTTACGGCGGGGGCATTGGCTTTCCCTTTCTACTTCCCTTTTTCGGTTTTGGTGGCTTTGGCAGTCTGCTCGGACTTCTTGTGGTGATTGCTATTGCCAATCTATTTATTAATGTGATGCGGGGTGGTAGTAACCGGGCCGACGGGAATTTCATCGAAGAAGATAATCCCTTGGTGAGTATTGCTCAACTGCAGGTAGGCCTACTGGCTAGTGCCAAGGTCTTAAAAACGGATCTGGATCAGTTGGGAGTCACCGCAGATACAGGTACTCCTGCTGGTAGAATCGCTCTTTTACAAGAGGCAAGTTTGGCCCTGTTGAGGCATCCAGAGTACTGGGTTTATAGCGCAACTCAGGTCGAAAATGCTCCCTTGTCCCTAGCAGAGGCCCAGTTTAACCAATTGAGCTTGCGGGAGCGGAGTAAATTTACGGCGGAAACCCTCAGTAATGTCAATAGCCAATTGCGTCGGGTAGAGCAGAGCCGATTACCGGGAAATGGAATTGAAGACGGCCTTCCCCTGGTCAATGACGACTACATCCTAGTCACGATTCTTGTAGCTACCCTGGGCAAGCTATCTCTCCCAACGGTCAATGATGCCAGTGATCTACGCCAGGCCTTGCAAAAGTTGGGGGGAATTGGAGGAGAGCAACTACTGGCGGTCGAAGTCCTCTGGACGCCTCAAGCGGAAAGAGATACCCTTAGCCGAGATGATCTACTAGTAGAGTATCCTAACCTTAAACTTATCTAG
- a CDS encoding peptidylprolyl isomerase codes for MPVVLQVGDQLIAEDELYPLLAQYQLLPRLARELLIDQAIATVDCSAEEHKQALEAFCQQAQIKTDEQFQAWLTQAGMTQVQLEQSIIRELKLEKYKQQTWDDQLEGHFLACKDQLDRVIYSLIRTKEAGIAQELYFRIQEGEGDFADLARQFSEGGEAQTGGVIGPVELNTPHPQIVQVLKTTPAGQVAPPLQIGEWWVLIRLEKYLASQLDNALRQRLRNDLFQKWLAAQIQQQVKFFPPQSRDLEPLAPNVVVGAEA; via the coding sequence ATGCCAGTGGTATTGCAAGTTGGTGACCAACTCATTGCCGAGGATGAACTGTATCCCCTACTAGCGCAATATCAGCTGTTGCCTCGTCTGGCGAGGGAACTCCTGATTGACCAGGCGATCGCCACGGTGGATTGCTCCGCCGAGGAGCACAAACAGGCCTTGGAAGCCTTTTGTCAACAGGCTCAAATTAAAACGGATGAGCAGTTCCAGGCTTGGTTGACTCAAGCCGGTATGACCCAAGTCCAGTTGGAGCAGTCGATTATTCGGGAATTGAAGTTAGAGAAATACAAGCAACAGACCTGGGATGACCAGTTAGAAGGCCATTTTCTGGCTTGTAAAGACCAACTAGACCGCGTGATTTACTCTTTAATTCGGACGAAGGAAGCAGGGATTGCCCAAGAGCTTTATTTCCGCATTCAGGAAGGTGAAGGAGATTTCGCCGATCTGGCCCGACAATTTTCTGAAGGCGGCGAAGCCCAAACCGGTGGGGTGATTGGGCCCGTGGAGCTGAATACTCCCCACCCCCAGATTGTTCAGGTTCTCAAAACCACACCGGCCGGCCAAGTGGCACCTCCCCTGCAAATTGGCGAATGGTGGGTCTTGATCCGTCTCGAAAAATATTTGGCCAGTCAGTTGGACAATGCCCTACGGCAACGGCTACGCAATGATCTCTTTCAAAAATGGTTGGCGGCTCAAATTCAACAGCAAGTGAAATTTTTCCCTCCCCAGAGTCGGGATTTGGAACCATTGGCTCCTAACGTCGTCGTCGGGGCTGAAGCCTAA
- a CDS encoding metalloregulator ArsR/SmtB family transcription factor, whose translation MPEISSTKSVPEILPLVAEYFKVLSEVSRLQILSSLRAGPKNVTELTEATGLGQANLSKHLKVLTQAGILSRQTQGVSAYYAIADPSIFYICELVCNRIGQRMQQQVEVVSALPFFSSRTP comes from the coding sequence ATGCCTGAGATTTCCTCGACGAAATCAGTCCCCGAAATTCTTCCCTTGGTAGCGGAGTATTTCAAGGTTTTGTCCGAGGTGAGTCGTTTGCAAATTTTGAGTAGTTTACGGGCTGGCCCCAAAAATGTCACGGAACTGACAGAGGCCACCGGATTAGGTCAGGCCAATCTCTCTAAGCACCTTAAAGTCTTGACCCAGGCTGGGATTCTCTCTCGTCAAACTCAAGGGGTGAGCGCCTATTACGCCATTGCCGATCCCTCTATTTTCTACATCTGCGAACTAGTTTGTAACCGCATCGGCCAACGGATGCAACAGCAAGTTGAAGTGGTGAGTGCCCTCCCCTTCTTTTCTTCTCGTACTCCCTGA